The proteins below come from a single Ochotona princeps isolate mOchPri1 chromosome 6, mOchPri1.hap1, whole genome shotgun sequence genomic window:
- the LOC101535103 gene encoding protein FAM177A1 isoform X2 — MEVGLPATSLCHHSSPVAATMEREPVGRVEGGEAGAASGAAAAAAFRESAQRMSNDRGFENVELGIIGKKKKVPRRVIHFVSGETMEEYSTDEDEADGPEKKDVLPTIDPTKLTWGPYLWFYMLRAATSTLSVCDFLGEKIASVLGISTPKYQYAIDEYYRMKKEEEEEEEENKMSEEAERQYQQNKLQADSIIQTDQPETAVSSSFVNLNFEMEEDCEVITERKQNPTSVPP; from the exons ATGGAAGTGGGCTTACCGGCCACCAGCCTCTGTCACCACAGCAGCCCTGTGGCGGCGACGATGGAGCGGGAGCCCGTGGGCCGTGTGGAAGGAGGCGAAGCAGGCGCAGCCTCGGGAGCTGCGGCCGCCGCGGCGTTCCGGGAGTCAGCGCAGCGG ATGAGTAATGACAGAGGCTTTGAAAATGTTGAACTGGGCATCattgggaaaaagaagaaagtcccGAGGCGAGTCATCCACTTTGTTAGTGGAGAGACAATGGAAGAATACAGCACAGATGAAGATGAAGCTGATGGTCCGGAGAAGAAAGATGTCTTGCCTACCATTGATCCA ACAAAACTTACCTGGGGCCCGTACTTATGGTTTTACATGCTTCGGGCAGCCACATCAACTCTCTCAG TGTGTGACTTTCTTGGAGAGAAGATTGCATCTGTTTTGGGCATCAGCACCCCAAAATACCAATATGCCATTGATGAGTATTACCGGATGAAGAAGGAG gaagaagaagaagaagaagaaaacaagatgtctgaagaagcagaaagacaaTACCAGCAAAATAAGCTGCAGGCTGACTCTATTATTCAGACAGATCAACCAGAAACAGCTGTATCCAGTTCATTTGTGAATCTCAATTTTGAAATGGAGGAAGACTGTGAAGTAATTacggaaagaaaacaaaatccaactTCTGTTCCACCATAG